One window of the Betaproteobacteria bacterium genome contains the following:
- a CDS encoding DUF3592 domain-containing protein, producing MVKNASITPLNGRDKLVVSGMCLLFGLAFAAVVIFSVVGLVTELGGWYSGRTWQPAMAEIGETNLRRTGRKGGALFASASYRYSVNGVDFNGRRLGWSDGIWIAFSDWHEDVYHELEETKNEGKRAVIWYDPANPGMAVIDRELRWGLLFFLVPLGLLFAAPSLAAFWILRNLWRRQ from the coding sequence ATGGTCAAGAACGCCAGCATCACGCCGCTAAATGGTCGCGACAAACTTGTCGTGAGCGGCATGTGTCTGTTGTTTGGCCTCGCGTTTGCCGCAGTGGTTATTTTCAGTGTTGTCGGCCTTGTCACGGAACTGGGCGGCTGGTACAGCGGCCGCACATGGCAGCCGGCAATGGCCGAAATCGGCGAGACCAATCTGCGCAGGACCGGAAGAAAAGGCGGCGCCCTGTTCGCTTCCGCGAGCTACCGATACAGTGTGAATGGCGTGGACTTCAATGGCCGCCGCCTCGGCTGGAGCGATGGGATCTGGATCGCCTTCAGCGATTGGCATGAAGATGTCTACCATGAACTGGAGGAGACCAAAAACGAGGGCAAGCGGGCCGTCATTTGGTACGACCCGGCGAACCCGGGCATGGCGGTGATCGATCGCGAACTTCGCTGGGGGCTTCTGTTTTTTCTGGTGCCACTCGGATTATTGTTCGCGGCACCGTCGCTGGCGGCATTCTGGATTTTGCGAAACCTGTGGCGCCGACAATGA
- a CDS encoding class I SAM-dependent methyltransferase, translated as MHDTALALGKEFFDNYVSNETGKTIVEIGSRDVNGSLREVAPAGNNYIGLDFEKGKGVDVLLTDPYALPFADASVDVCVSSSCFEHSEFFWLLFGDILRILKPTGLLFLSAPSNGLIHRFPVDCWRFYPDSGVALQNWGRRIGYDCALLESFTGLQGPDAWNDFIAVFVKDQRHAEKYPRRIQHSYQQYINGITIEKPGFTHPTNISEDQGAHHRLKTILDLIGKVMRK; from the coding sequence ATGCACGACACAGCGCTGGCATTGGGCAAGGAATTCTTCGACAACTACGTGTCGAATGAAACAGGAAAGACAATCGTTGAAATCGGGTCGCGGGATGTAAATGGATCGCTGCGCGAGGTTGCGCCCGCGGGAAACAACTACATTGGCCTTGATTTCGAAAAGGGCAAGGGTGTCGATGTGCTCCTTACCGACCCTTATGCGCTTCCCTTTGCCGACGCGAGTGTTGATGTCTGCGTCAGCTCATCCTGTTTTGAACATTCGGAATTCTTCTGGCTGCTGTTTGGTGATATTTTGCGAATACTCAAGCCAACAGGCCTGCTCTTTCTGAGCGCACCGTCAAATGGGTTGATTCACCGATTCCCGGTCGATTGCTGGCGCTTCTATCCGGATAGCGGAGTGGCCCTGCAGAACTGGGGCCGCCGGATTGGCTACGATTGCGCGTTGCTCGAATCGTTTACGGGACTGCAAGGCCCGGACGCCTGGAATGATTTCATCGCGGTTTTTGTCAAAGACCAGCGGCATGCTGAAAAATACCCAAGGCGAATTCAGCATTCCTACCAGCAATACATCAATGGAATCACCATCGAGAAGCCGGGATTCACGCACCCGACAAACATCTCGGAGGATCAGGGCGCTCATCACCGGCTGAAGACAATATTGGATTTGATAGGAAAAGTGATGCGCAAGTAA
- a CDS encoding anion permease, whose translation MKLAWKAIIPIAVAVLLALIPAPDGLPQHAWYFFAIFAGVIVGLMFEPLPGGAIGLIGVTVVAVLARFVLYSPADLAKAGFKPADAALTWALSGFSNGTVWLIFGAFMFALGYEKTGLGKRIALILVNKMGRRTLTLGYAIAIADTVLAPFTPSNTARSGGTIYPVIRNLPLLYGSKPNDASERKIGSYAMWVAIAATCVTSSMFLTGLAPNLLAIELVKKTANVEFTWMQWFIAFAPVGITLLIAIPLLTYWLYPPEIKEGQEVPIWAGQELAKLGSISAKEVALAVLVLIALALWIFGGAYINATTVALVVISLMLLTKVLTWDDVIKNSPAWNTLAWFATLVALADGLNRVGFVKWFAQSVASHMGGFSPMTAMIVLVALFFFTHYMFASITAHVTAVLPVMLAVGSTIPGIDMPQYALLLCLTLGLMGILTPYATGPSPVYYGSGYLPSKDYWRLGAIFGVIFLGALLIIGVPWMAMIK comes from the coding sequence ATGAAGCTCGCGTGGAAAGCGATCATTCCGATCGCGGTCGCGGTACTGTTGGCGTTGATTCCTGCACCCGATGGATTGCCCCAGCACGCCTGGTATTTCTTTGCCATCTTTGCCGGCGTCATCGTCGGCCTCATGTTCGAGCCGCTGCCGGGAGGCGCCATCGGCTTGATCGGTGTCACCGTCGTCGCGGTGCTCGCCCGATTTGTACTTTATAGTCCGGCCGATCTCGCCAAGGCCGGCTTCAAGCCCGCCGATGCGGCGTTGACATGGGCGCTGTCCGGATTTTCCAATGGCACGGTGTGGCTGATTTTTGGCGCATTCATGTTCGCGCTCGGCTATGAAAAAACCGGGCTTGGCAAGCGCATCGCGCTGATCCTCGTCAATAAAATGGGCCGCAGAACACTCACGCTCGGCTACGCGATCGCCATCGCCGATACCGTGCTCGCGCCATTCACGCCGTCGAACACCGCGCGTAGTGGCGGCACGATTTATCCGGTCATCCGCAACCTGCCGCTGCTCTATGGCTCCAAGCCCAATGACGCGTCGGAGCGCAAGATCGGCTCCTACGCCATGTGGGTGGCGATCGCGGCGACGTGCGTGACGAGCTCGATGTTCCTGACAGGCCTCGCGCCAAACCTGCTCGCAATCGAGCTGGTCAAGAAGACCGCAAACGTCGAATTCACCTGGATGCAATGGTTCATCGCGTTCGCGCCGGTCGGCATCACGCTGCTGATTGCGATTCCACTTCTCACCTATTGGCTGTATCCACCGGAAATCAAGGAAGGCCAGGAAGTACCGATTTGGGCGGGCCAGGAACTCGCCAAACTGGGCAGCATCAGCGCCAAGGAAGTCGCGCTGGCGGTGCTGGTATTGATCGCACTGGCGCTGTGGATTTTTGGCGGCGCGTACATCAACGCGACGACGGTGGCGCTGGTCGTCATCTCGCTCATGTTGCTGACAAAAGTCCTGACGTGGGATGACGTCATCAAGAATTCGCCCGCATGGAACACGCTGGCATGGTTCGCCACGCTGGTGGCGCTCGCCGACGGGCTCAATCGGGTCGGCTTCGTGAAGTGGTTTGCCCAGTCGGTGGCGAGTCACATGGGCGGATTTTCCCCGATGACGGCGATGATCGTATTGGTCGCATTGTTCTTTTTCACGCATTACATGTTTGCCAGCATCACCGCGCATGTGACCGCGGTGCTGCCGGTCATGCTGGCGGTGGGCTCCACCATCCCCGGCATTGACATGCCGCAGTACGCGCTGCTGCTCTGCCTCACACTTGGGTTGATGGGCATCCTCACGCCTTATGCAACCGGCCCAAGCCCGGTGTATTACGGCAGCGGCTACCTGCCATCGAAAGATTACTGGCGGTTGGGTGCGATCTTCGGGGTCATCTTCCTTGGTGCGCTGTTAATCATCGGCGTACCGTGGATGGCGATGATCAAGTAG
- a CDS encoding TAXI family TRAP transporter solute-binding subunit, which produces MRRYAWLVPTLLIVLVTVVVAWKLLKPGAPTRVVLATGATGGAYEGIGKKYAEIFKRDGVTLELKPTKGSVENLALLLDKNNDIEAALVQSGLAKEAEREELVSLGSLFYEPVWVFYREAANKNPLTRITELAGKRIAVGAIGGGTRPVSEALLSANQISAANARFNDASPADATELLLRDEVDAMFLVAAPSSPLVQKLFANPKIRLMNMATADAYSRVIPSLSKITIPRGVIDLKNDIPPQDVQAVAATATLVAMESLHPAIAYLFVKAAKEVHEGGSVLHAMHEFPNVTRYQEFVVPENVALLYKDGAPFLYRHLPFWLANLVQRLWVLLIPLGAIAVSVSDALPKLLGYRMNFRITQIYQAAHKLEDELIRVAIGGEAITPAMIDTLDERLRALHARTDRLKGPSTTLKAWYELRSHLALVQKRVENLRGK; this is translated from the coding sequence ATGCGTCGTTATGCCTGGCTCGTTCCAACGCTGTTGATTGTGCTCGTCACTGTCGTGGTCGCGTGGAAGCTGCTCAAGCCGGGCGCGCCGACGCGTGTGGTTCTGGCCACGGGTGCGACGGGTGGCGCCTATGAAGGCATCGGCAAGAAATACGCTGAAATTTTCAAGCGCGATGGTGTCACGCTTGAGCTCAAGCCCACCAAGGGCTCAGTCGAAAATCTGGCGTTGCTGCTCGACAAAAACAACGACATCGAGGCCGCACTGGTGCAAAGCGGCCTCGCGAAAGAGGCAGAGCGCGAAGAGTTGGTCTCCCTTGGCAGTCTCTTCTACGAACCGGTGTGGGTTTTCTACCGCGAAGCCGCCAATAAAAACCCGCTGACAAGGATCACGGAACTCGCCGGCAAGCGCATTGCCGTCGGCGCGATCGGCGGTGGCACGCGCCCCGTGAGCGAGGCGCTGCTGTCGGCCAACCAGATCAGCGCAGCCAACGCGCGTTTCAACGATGCATCGCCCGCGGACGCGACAGAACTCCTGCTACGCGATGAAGTCGACGCCATGTTCCTGGTGGCCGCGCCAAGCTCGCCACTGGTGCAGAAACTGTTCGCCAACCCAAAAATTCGCCTGATGAACATGGCGACGGCGGATGCCTACAGCCGGGTCATTCCTTCCCTTTCCAAAATTACCATTCCCCGGGGCGTGATCGACCTCAAAAATGATATTCCGCCGCAAGATGTCCAGGCAGTCGCGGCGACCGCAACCCTGGTGGCGATGGAATCGCTGCATCCTGCGATCGCATATCTGTTCGTGAAGGCCGCCAAGGAGGTTCACGAAGGCGGCAGCGTGTTGCACGCGATGCACGAGTTTCCCAATGTAACCCGATACCAGGAGTTCGTGGTGCCCGAAAATGTCGCGCTGCTATACAAGGATGGCGCGCCGTTCCTGTACAGACATCTGCCTTTCTGGCTTGCCAACCTGGTGCAACGCCTGTGGGTGTTGCTGATTCCGCTCGGCGCGATTGCCGTTTCGGTGTCAGACGCGCTGCCGAAGTTGCTGGGTTACCGGATGAATTTTCGTATCACGCAGATTTACCAGGCGGCACACAAACTCGAAGATGAACTCATTCGTGTTGCCATCGGCGGCGAAGCAATTACGCCCGCGATGATCGACACGCTTGATGAACGGTTGCGTGCACTGCACGCGCGCACTGATCGGCTCAAGGGCCCATCGACCACGTTGAAAGCATGGTACGAGCTGCGCAGCCATCTGGCGCTGGTGCAGAAACGCGTGGAAAATTTGCGCGGCAAATAA
- a CDS encoding glutathione S-transferase family protein, with the protein MKLYGNYWSNAARRVQMLCEEMGIPYTYETVALAEGKQYTPEYQNLNPNSKVPAIDDDGFLLWESQAIMRYLADKHKAHAWYPTDLKARAKVEQWLDWNQTRLGPEAGKIMFNTHFAGDKRNVQSIEDGKKWLLKILPVMNSALDARSYLCGDQITLADLAAATNIAYLEACQYDFGPYPAIQRWFDSIKARPSFGKTAPKK; encoded by the coding sequence ATGAAACTCTACGGCAATTACTGGTCGAACGCTGCCCGACGTGTACAGATGTTGTGCGAAGAAATGGGCATCCCCTATACCTACGAAACGGTGGCGCTGGCGGAAGGAAAGCAGTACACGCCGGAGTACCAGAACCTGAATCCGAACTCGAAGGTGCCCGCTATCGACGACGATGGTTTCCTGCTCTGGGAATCGCAGGCGATCATGCGCTATCTGGCGGACAAGCACAAAGCGCACGCGTGGTATCCAACCGATCTCAAGGCGCGCGCAAAGGTCGAGCAGTGGCTCGACTGGAATCAGACCCGCCTCGGGCCGGAAGCCGGCAAGATCATGTTCAACACGCACTTTGCCGGCGACAAACGCAACGTCCAGTCTATTGAGGATGGCAAAAAATGGCTACTCAAGATTCTGCCCGTCATGAATAGTGCGCTCGACGCGCGATCGTACCTGTGCGGCGACCAGATCACGCTTGCCGACCTTGCCGCCGCGACCAATATCGCCTACCTCGAGGCCTGCCAATACGACTTTGGGCCCTATCCCGCGATCCAGCGCTGGTTCGACTCGATCAAAGCCCGCCCAAGTTTCGGCAAGACCGCACCGAAGAAATAG
- a CDS encoding cycloisomerase — MHKFITVVLSALLLSPAMPLSAKPVLKQIAEFAVAEANQGVGVDDKYFYAIDNQTIAKYDKKTGKQIQKWQGDKAGQILHLDSAMLMDGKIYCAHSNYPEWPMTSSLEIFDAATLTHVASHSFGVNWGSLTWVDWYEGHWWMGFANYDRPFGPNKTPYGYKVATQVIKFSKDFRMVESWVLPKVLLDKFEDMSNSGGNWGADGFLYLSGHDPAEIYKMKLPKGGSVLELVDVLPMNIRGQGIAWDRSAGNAGVLYGIIRATVKEKAAGGGHKVTVFQLQDSP; from the coding sequence ATGCACAAGTTCATCACCGTCGTTTTGTCCGCACTGCTTCTCTCACCTGCGATGCCCTTGTCGGCAAAACCCGTCCTGAAGCAGATCGCCGAGTTTGCCGTGGCCGAAGCGAATCAGGGCGTCGGGGTGGACGACAAATATTTCTACGCCATCGACAACCAGACCATCGCCAAATACGACAAGAAGACGGGTAAGCAGATTCAAAAATGGCAGGGCGACAAAGCCGGACAGATTCTGCATCTGGATAGCGCGATGCTGATGGACGGCAAAATTTATTGCGCCCACTCGAACTATCCCGAATGGCCCATGACCAGTTCACTCGAGATATTCGATGCCGCGACGCTCACGCATGTCGCCAGCCACAGCTTCGGCGTCAACTGGGGATCGCTCACCTGGGTGGATTGGTATGAGGGTCACTGGTGGATGGGTTTCGCCAACTATGATCGGCCATTCGGCCCGAACAAGACGCCCTATGGATACAAAGTGGCGACGCAGGTTATCAAGTTCAGCAAAGACTTCAGGATGGTCGAATCGTGGGTCTTGCCCAAAGTGCTGCTCGACAAATTCGAGGACATGAGCAACTCCGGCGGCAATTGGGGCGCGGATGGATTTCTCTATCTTTCCGGCCACGACCCCGCCGAGATATACAAGATGAAGTTACCGAAAGGCGGCTCCGTGCTGGAGTTGGTTGATGTGTTGCCCATGAACATCCGCGGGCAGGGCATCGCGTGGGATCGCAGTGCGGGCAACGCGGGAGTGCTTTACGGCATCATCCGCGCAACGGTCAAGGAAAAGGCGGCGGGCGGAGGCCATAAAGTCACAGTGTTTCAGTTGCAGGACTCGCCTTGA
- a CDS encoding DUF3297 family protein, with protein sequence MNDAIQIPPLPDRLSVDPRSPYHVAAHFEHGVGIRLNGKERFDIEEYCISEGWVKVPAGKAVDRKGHPLLIKLTGKVEAFYR encoded by the coding sequence ATGAACGACGCAATCCAAATTCCCCCGCTGCCCGACCGTCTCTCCGTTGACCCGCGCAGCCCCTATCATGTCGCGGCGCACTTCGAGCATGGCGTGGGCATTCGATTGAACGGCAAGGAACGTTTCGATATCGAGGAGTACTGCATCAGTGAAGGCTGGGTCAAGGTGCCGGCGGGCAAGGCGGTCGATCGAAAAGGTCACCCGCTGCTGATCAAGTTAACGGGCAAGGTTGAAGCGTTTTATCGGTAG
- a CDS encoding MBL fold metallo-hydrolase has protein sequence MNSTFNDDRDEGEYLGQPTRRALFKAGVGSIAALAAGGLFGARVAEARGLDSPADVPVVDKLSVRVVTDSYHHAFEPSRMYGPVQVQRLGFAVAPRTPPKRTLQNEWGLALHLESTRGDEARQVLIDFAYTSETLLNNMLLLGIDASRLDAIALSHGHFDHFGGMVGFLQANKGKLKSGLPFYLGGEECFCSRELNVTGDPGSFGALDRQAIKDAGLMVTFAEKASILADHGFTTGWIPRASFEKVLSPTRMSVGMANGFGCAPAGLPEAKRSVTLAPDDFEHEQATAYHVKGRGLVVMTSCGHRGIVNSVRTAMKVSGINKVHAVLGGFHLAPHPIEYQRQTLAELKAINPDVLIPMHCSGETFISLVQQEMPEKFIRSSTGTRFTFAA, from the coding sequence ATGAACTCAACTTTCAATGATGACCGTGACGAGGGTGAATATCTTGGCCAACCCACCCGGCGAGCGCTGTTTAAAGCCGGCGTTGGTTCCATTGCGGCGCTGGCGGCGGGCGGATTGTTTGGCGCGCGTGTCGCGGAGGCGCGCGGCCTGGATTCGCCGGCCGATGTGCCGGTGGTGGACAAGTTGTCGGTGCGCGTGGTCACCGACTCCTATCACCATGCGTTCGAGCCCAGTCGCATGTACGGACCGGTACAGGTGCAGCGCCTCGGCTTTGCCGTCGCGCCACGCACCCCGCCGAAGCGCACGCTGCAAAACGAGTGGGGCCTCGCCTTGCATCTCGAATCGACGCGCGGCGACGAAGCGCGCCAGGTGCTGATCGATTTCGCCTACACCTCGGAGACGCTGCTCAACAACATGCTGCTGCTCGGCATCGATGCCTCGCGCCTGGATGCGATCGCGCTTAGCCACGGGCATTTCGATCACTTCGGCGGCATGGTCGGATTCCTTCAGGCAAACAAAGGCAAACTCAAGAGCGGCCTGCCGTTCTATCTCGGCGGTGAAGAGTGTTTTTGCTCGCGCGAACTCAACGTCACGGGCGACCCGGGAAGTTTCGGTGCGCTCGATCGCCAGGCGATCAAGGACGCGGGCCTGATGGTCACGTTTGCCGAAAAGGCGTCGATCCTGGCCGATCACGGCTTCACCACCGGCTGGATTCCGCGCGCGTCGTTCGAGAAAGTACTGTCGCCGACGCGCATGAGCGTCGGTATGGCGAATGGCTTCGGGTGCGCGCCCGCCGGGCTGCCCGAGGCCAAGCGCAGCGTCACGCTGGCACCTGACGACTTCGAGCACGAACAGGCCACGGCGTATCACGTGAAAGGCCGTGGGCTGGTGGTGATGACCTCGTGCGGGCACCGCGGCATCGTCAACTCGGTGCGCACGGCCATGAAGGTCTCCGGCATCAATAAAGTCCATGCCGTGCTCGGCGGATTCCACCTCGCGCCGCACCCCATCGAATACCAGCGCCAGACACTGGCCGAACTCAAGGCCATCAATCCCGACGTGCTGATTCCGATGCATTGTTCCGGTGAGACATTCATCTCCCTCGTGCAGCAGGAAATGCCCGAGAAATTCATTCGTTCTTCGACAGGGACACGCTTCACGTTTGCGGCTTGA
- a CDS encoding thioredoxin fold domain-containing protein — translation MIRFVVIPRLFRRLMLGGVLCAHAVAAMADAYVPSPHAVDIPRWFSESFLDLREDIQDAERQQRRLLVYFGQDGCPYCKALMQVTFRQPDIVARTRQHFVPVALNLWGDREVTWIDGRRMSEKELGKFLKVQFTPTLLFFDEQAKVVLRLNGYSPPEKFRVGLDYVSRHLEKKQSFTDYLAATASITVSVKLANEPFFVPGPVNMPQLLKSSTKPVMVVFEQASCRECDELHREAFPRAEVRQLLERFTVVQADISGARKVVTADGMHMIERDWARALNMVYAPSLVFFDAGGKEVFRADGYLRPFHIASALDYVASGAYRDEPSFQRFIQKRADTSRAAGKRVEIWD, via the coding sequence ATGATCCGTTTCGTTGTCATCCCCCGGTTATTTCGCCGTCTGATGTTGGGTGGCGTGCTTTGCGCTCATGCGGTCGCGGCGATGGCTGACGCCTACGTGCCCAGTCCGCATGCGGTCGATATTCCGCGCTGGTTCAGCGAATCCTTCCTCGACCTGCGCGAGGACATTCAGGATGCGGAGCGGCAACAAAGGCGCCTGCTGGTCTACTTTGGCCAGGATGGCTGCCCGTATTGCAAGGCACTGATGCAAGTTACTTTCAGGCAGCCCGATATTGTCGCCAGGACCCGGCAACATTTCGTCCCGGTGGCGCTCAACCTCTGGGGCGATCGCGAAGTGACGTGGATCGATGGCCGCCGCATGAGCGAAAAGGAGCTTGGCAAATTCCTCAAGGTGCAATTCACGCCGACGCTGCTATTCTTCGACGAACAGGCCAAGGTGGTGCTGCGGTTGAATGGTTATTCGCCACCGGAAAAATTTCGCGTGGGGCTCGACTATGTCAGCCGCCACCTTGAAAAAAAGCAATCCTTCACGGATTATCTCGCGGCCACTGCATCCATAACAGTCAGCGTGAAACTGGCGAATGAGCCATTCTTCGTGCCGGGGCCGGTGAACATGCCGCAGTTGCTGAAGTCATCGACCAAGCCGGTCATGGTGGTATTCGAGCAGGCGTCATGCCGCGAATGTGATGAGCTGCATCGCGAGGCATTCCCGCGTGCTGAGGTACGGCAGTTGCTCGAACGGTTCACGGTGGTGCAGGCAGACATATCCGGCGCGCGCAAGGTCGTCACGGCTGACGGCATGCACATGATTGAGCGCGATTGGGCTCGTGCACTGAACATGGTGTACGCGCCGAGCCTGGTGTTCTTTGACGCGGGTGGCAAGGAGGTGTTTCGCGCCGATGGCTATCTGCGTCCGTTCCATATCGCGTCGGCACTCGATTATGTCGCCAGTGGCGCGTACCGCGACGAGCCGAGCTTTCAGCGCTTCATCCAGAAGCGCGCCGACACATCACGCGCGGCGGGGAAGCGGGTCGAGATATGGGATTAG
- a CDS encoding mechanosensitive ion channel has translation MNRQKSRVHSGGLFRSRAGLAACVFVRAITLMMLGASCASTAATDVQADVPLSIGNRTIHIFRAPLGAFSPADRAEGARQRILKAFEEAGEGWTSVKSLEQGVMVELDGKPMFTVVPGDVPKLTEETAENLANAASHVLQTAWREARERRDPRATLGAVMKVVLAILLLVAALFAIWKVSRRIRDAVTTRLAQRVEAISGGDLGSKLSPIFLGVASRSCVLLAWLLSLLALFVFLAYCLDQFAHTRAMGEGLFHAFSSLLLQSLNSAAAALPGMFIAAIIFLVAWICTQVSAELFNHVAAGQLRLGMLDAHTAPATRRIANASIWLFALAMAYPYLPGAQTEAFKGLSVILGIMVSIGASGLVGQIASGVILVYTRALSLGEYVRIQECEGTVTELGLFVTRLRTGLGEEIALPNALVLGNVTRNFSRVTKGAGFVLDTTITIGYDTPWRQVHAMLLEAAKPIAEIGRDPEPYVVQTALSDSYVAYRLVVYVGAEKPSIRAKVASDLHASIQDVFNRYGVQIMSPNYYDDPEKPKIVPESNWYAAPAKRTAP, from the coding sequence ATGAATCGTCAAAAATCGCGTGTTCATTCAGGCGGGTTGTTCAGGTCCCGTGCCGGGCTGGCGGCATGCGTGTTTGTGCGGGCGATTACATTGATGATGCTCGGCGCATCATGCGCGTCGACAGCGGCAACAGACGTTCAAGCCGACGTACCGTTGTCCATCGGCAATCGCACGATTCACATCTTTCGCGCGCCGCTCGGCGCATTTTCGCCGGCCGATCGCGCCGAAGGCGCCCGGCAGCGAATATTGAAAGCCTTCGAGGAGGCCGGAGAGGGCTGGACTTCGGTGAAATCGCTGGAGCAGGGCGTGATGGTCGAACTCGATGGAAAGCCCATGTTCACGGTGGTGCCGGGCGATGTGCCAAAGCTTACCGAAGAGACCGCGGAGAATTTGGCCAATGCCGCATCGCACGTATTGCAGACGGCATGGCGCGAGGCGCGCGAGCGTCGCGACCCGCGCGCCACATTGGGCGCGGTGATGAAAGTCGTCCTGGCGATATTGTTGCTGGTGGCTGCGCTGTTCGCGATTTGGAAAGTCTCCCGCAGGATCCGCGATGCCGTGACGACCCGGCTGGCGCAACGCGTTGAGGCAATTTCCGGTGGGGACCTGGGATCGAAGCTGTCCCCCATCTTTCTCGGCGTTGCCTCGCGTTCCTGCGTGCTGCTTGCCTGGCTACTTAGCCTGCTGGCGCTTTTTGTTTTCCTCGCCTATTGCCTGGATCAGTTTGCCCATACGCGGGCGATGGGGGAAGGGCTCTTCCACGCCTTTTCGAGCCTGCTGCTGCAGAGCCTGAATTCGGCGGCGGCAGCACTTCCAGGCATGTTTATCGCGGCCATTATTTTTCTCGTCGCGTGGATTTGCACGCAGGTATCCGCGGAGTTGTTCAACCATGTGGCGGCAGGCCAACTCAGGCTGGGCATGCTCGATGCACATACCGCGCCCGCGACCCGGCGCATCGCCAATGCCTCGATTTGGTTGTTTGCGCTCGCCATGGCTTACCCGTATTTGCCTGGCGCACAAACGGAAGCGTTCAAGGGTTTGTCCGTCATTCTCGGCATCATGGTGTCGATCGGCGCATCCGGTCTCGTGGGGCAAATCGCCAGCGGCGTGATTCTGGTGTACACCCGCGCGCTGTCGCTGGGCGAGTATGTGCGCATACAGGAATGCGAAGGTACGGTGACGGAGCTAGGTTTGTTTGTGACCCGCTTGCGCACGGGTCTCGGCGAAGAAATTGCGCTGCCCAATGCGCTGGTACTGGGCAATGTGACACGGAATTTCTCCCGCGTGACCAAGGGAGCCGGTTTTGTACTGGATACGACCATCACGATTGGCTACGACACGCCGTGGCGGCAAGTGCACGCCATGTTGCTCGAAGCGGCAAAACCCATCGCGGAAATTGGGCGCGATCCTGAACCCTATGTCGTGCAAACCGCGCTGTCGGATTCGTATGTTGCTTACCGGCTTGTCGTTTATGTCGGCGCAGAAAAACCATCCATACGGGCGAAAGTCGCGAGCGATCTCCACGCGTCCATTCAGGACGTATTCAATAGGTATGGCGTGCAGATCATGTCCCCCAACTACTACGACGACCCGGAAAAACCGAAGATCGTGCCGGAGTCGAACTGGTATGCGGCGCCGGCGAAAAGAACAGCCCCTTAG